The following proteins are co-located in the Microbulbifer sp. VAAF005 genome:
- the spoT gene encoding bifunctional GTP diphosphokinase/guanosine-3',5'-bis pyrophosphate 3'-pyrophosphohydrolase — translation MHTIDSLAHRLSSYLPPDQIQIVRRAYFYAEQAHDGQQRRSGEPYVTHPLAVATILAGMHMDHESLAAAMLHDVIEDTGIPKAALAEQFGGEVADLVDGVSKLTQFETDSPAEKQAENFQKMALAMARDIRVILVKLADRLHNMRTLGALKPQKRARIARETLEIYAPIAHRLGMNDVRIEFEDRAFFAIYPLRASRLRAALVAARGNRKELLEQIQNAIELRLQREGISSLVIGREKHLFSIYQKMRAKKKSFKEIMDVYAFRIIVDSVDTCYRVLGVMHSLYKPVISEFKDYVAIPKSNGYQSLHTVLLGMHGVPIEVQVRTKEMDEMANSGIAAHWLYKASGDEVINTGGTSQVRARRWVQGLLEMQQRAGDSLEFIENVKIDLFPDEVYVFTPKGQIVDLPAGATAVDFAYSVHTDIGNSCVAVRINQRLAPLSQPLESGQKVEILTRKTAQPNPNWLNFVVTAKARSAIRHFLKHQRHHDSITLGRRLLEKALSKFDTSLDALSPEQLEAGLKEAKCATLDKLLEEIGMGSKVAFSAAKLLAPVTSEETEASNISSPLTIDAQEGMMISFARCCRPIPGDAIIGHISSGKGVVVHRDTCRNTGDFREHPENIMLVNWSPDVTGEFLGDVRVEVESERGIIARLATRITEEGASIEQINVDEKDAHNSVISLTLEVSGRVHLARVMKRLRNLPSVIRIARP, via the coding sequence TTGCACACCATAGATAGTTTGGCCCACCGCCTCTCCTCATACCTTCCCCCCGACCAGATCCAAATCGTTCGCCGCGCCTATTTTTACGCGGAGCAGGCTCACGATGGTCAGCAGCGCCGTTCCGGCGAGCCCTATGTCACCCACCCGCTGGCAGTTGCCACTATTCTCGCGGGCATGCATATGGATCACGAGAGCCTGGCGGCAGCCATGTTGCACGATGTGATCGAGGATACGGGTATCCCCAAGGCAGCTCTGGCTGAGCAGTTTGGTGGAGAGGTTGCCGACCTGGTCGATGGGGTCTCGAAACTAACCCAGTTCGAGACCGACAGCCCGGCAGAAAAGCAGGCGGAAAACTTCCAGAAGATGGCGCTAGCCATGGCCCGCGATATCCGCGTGATTCTGGTCAAGCTGGCCGACCGCCTGCACAACATGCGCACTCTCGGCGCACTGAAACCGCAGAAGCGTGCCCGTATTGCCCGCGAGACGCTGGAGATCTACGCACCCATCGCCCACCGACTGGGTATGAACGACGTTCGTATCGAGTTCGAGGATCGCGCTTTTTTTGCCATCTACCCACTGCGTGCCAGCCGCTTGCGCGCCGCCCTGGTCGCCGCCCGCGGCAATCGCAAAGAGCTGCTGGAACAAATTCAGAATGCTATAGAACTGCGCTTGCAGCGGGAGGGCATCAGCTCTCTGGTGATTGGTCGGGAAAAGCACCTATTTAGCATCTACCAAAAGATGCGCGCCAAGAAGAAGTCCTTTAAGGAGATAATGGATGTCTACGCTTTCCGCATCATTGTGGACAGTGTGGATACCTGTTACCGGGTTCTCGGTGTTATGCACAGCCTGTACAAACCGGTAATCTCCGAGTTTAAAGATTACGTCGCTATCCCCAAATCCAATGGCTACCAGTCACTGCACACAGTGCTGCTGGGTATGCACGGGGTGCCCATTGAAGTTCAGGTCCGCACCAAGGAAATGGATGAAATGGCCAACAGTGGCATTGCTGCCCACTGGCTGTACAAAGCCTCAGGCGATGAGGTGATCAATACCGGTGGCACCAGCCAGGTGCGCGCACGGCGCTGGGTCCAGGGACTGCTAGAGATGCAGCAGCGCGCCGGCGACTCGCTAGAGTTTATTGAAAACGTAAAAATTGACCTGTTCCCGGATGAAGTTTACGTCTTTACCCCTAAAGGACAGATCGTCGACCTCCCCGCAGGAGCCACTGCTGTGGACTTCGCCTATTCCGTACACACGGATATCGGCAACTCCTGTGTTGCCGTGCGTATCAATCAGCGCCTGGCCCCTTTGTCCCAACCTCTGGAGAGCGGGCAAAAAGTCGAGATTCTCACGCGCAAAACTGCACAGCCAAACCCTAACTGGCTCAATTTTGTAGTAACCGCCAAAGCGCGCAGTGCTATCCGTCACTTCCTCAAGCACCAGCGTCACCACGATTCCATTACCCTGGGCCGGCGCCTGCTGGAAAAAGCACTCAGTAAGTTCGACACGAGCCTAGACGCGCTATCACCAGAGCAATTAGAAGCGGGCCTCAAAGAAGCGAAATGCGCAACTTTGGACAAGCTGCTGGAAGAGATAGGTATGGGCAGTAAAGTGGCCTTCTCTGCCGCTAAATTACTCGCGCCCGTCACCAGTGAAGAGACTGAAGCCAGCAATATCTCTTCTCCCTTAACGATCGATGCCCAAGAGGGCATGATGATCAGTTTTGCCCGCTGTTGCCGTCCTATTCCCGGGGATGCCATTATCGGCCATATCAGCTCGGGCAAAGGCGTAGTAGTACACCGCGACACCTGCCGCAATACCGGTGATTTTCGCGAGCACCCAGAAAACATCATGCTGGTGAACTGGTCACCGGATGTGACAGGGGAGTTCCTCGGTGATGTGCGGGTAGAAGTCGAGTCAGAGAGAGGGATTATTGCCCGACTGGCTACTCGTATTACGGAAGAGGGCGCCAGCATCGAGCAGATCAATGTGGATGAGAAGGATGCTCACAACAGCGTGATCTCCCTGACCCTGGAAGTCAGTGGCCGTGTACATTTGGCGCGGGTTATGAAGCGCCTGCGCAACCTCCCTTCTGTCATACGCATCGCCCGCCCTTGA
- the rpoZ gene encoding DNA-directed RNA polymerase subunit omega: protein MARITVEDCLEHVDNRFELVIVGSKRARQIATGGRDPLVPEENDKPTVIALREIEEGLVDAAILDEPEREEAPAPIVTPNYLTDQQV from the coding sequence ATGGCACGTATTACCGTTGAAGATTGCCTTGAGCATGTGGACAACCGCTTCGAGCTCGTTATCGTCGGCAGCAAACGCGCCCGTCAGATCGCTACAGGCGGCAGGGATCCATTGGTTCCCGAAGAAAACGATAAGCCCACGGTAATTGCCCTGCGCGAAATCGAAGAGGGCCTGGTGGATGCCGCCATCCTCGACGAGCCGGAACGCGAAGAGGCACCTGCTCCTATCGTTACCCCCAACTACCTAACAGATCAGCAAGTCTGA
- the gmk gene encoding guanylate kinase yields the protein MQTGTLYTVSAPSGAGKTSLVKALVNSDSQVTVSVSHTTRAMRPGETHGIDYHFVEREEFLAMLERDAFFEHAQVYGDNYYGTAKAEIEETLASGRDVILEIDWQGAEQVRRLRPDAVGIFILPPSQEALRERLTGRGQDDQAVIDRRMDQAIDEMTHYVAADYLVINDNFDQALTELRAIIVAQRQRLELQQLRHGDLLQALLRH from the coding sequence GTGCAAACAGGAACTCTCTACACCGTCTCCGCCCCCTCCGGTGCAGGAAAAACCAGCTTGGTCAAAGCGCTGGTAAACAGCGACAGTCAGGTTACCGTATCGGTTTCCCATACCACTCGCGCCATGCGCCCAGGTGAGACCCATGGCATTGACTATCACTTTGTCGAGCGGGAAGAGTTTTTGGCAATGCTGGAGCGCGATGCTTTTTTTGAGCACGCCCAAGTTTATGGCGATAATTACTACGGCACCGCCAAAGCTGAGATCGAAGAGACTCTTGCCAGTGGTCGCGATGTAATCCTAGAGATCGATTGGCAGGGGGCCGAACAGGTTCGTCGCCTGCGACCTGATGCAGTGGGTATTTTTATTTTGCCTCCGTCCCAGGAAGCCCTGCGCGAGCGCCTCACCGGACGCGGTCAGGACGATCAAGCGGTCATTGATCGCCGTATGGACCAGGCCATCGACGAAATGACCCATTATGTCGCCGCAGATTACCTGGTAATCAACGATAACTTCGACCAAGCGTTAACAGAGCTGCGTGCGATTATCGTTGCCCAGCGACAGCGCTTAGAGCTGCAGCAACTGCGCCACGGCGACCTACTTCAGGCACTGTTGCGCCACTGA
- a CDS encoding sterol desaturase family protein, which produces MDLLTFAIPFFLFSILMEFALDRWKGWGIYRLNDAVGNLSTGILNRIIGMTYKSLFLIIYIPLFTLLEPYYQWVGFSWSIDNGWHLALAVLAYDFCYYWKHRICHEVNIFWAEHLVHHQSEDFNLSTALRQSSGGLQLDWIFYLPLLLIGLPAEIVIVAGAIDLIYQFWAHTQKIPKIRWLEWFVVTPSNHRVHHAQNPIYVDKNYGGILIVWDRLFGTYQPEIEGEPCLYGVRKPLNTFDPVAANLQHLKRMAVDAWYTKSWWEKLTLWFRPTGYRPADVEKSMPVASTNLANFQRFNPDISLGARNYAFAQHLCYTAATLSLLWFSAALSFWQLMGAVIALIICLSINGRILDGHPNSRHLELTRLAALIGAIPLLSNTFVPFFASYLFTSTLVWWWLAIRRKEDRVTFVSD; this is translated from the coding sequence GTGGACCTGCTTACTTTTGCCATTCCATTTTTCCTCTTCTCCATACTAATGGAGTTCGCCCTAGATCGCTGGAAGGGCTGGGGTATCTACCGACTGAATGATGCTGTTGGTAACCTCAGTACGGGAATCCTCAATCGCATTATTGGGATGACCTACAAAAGCTTGTTCCTCATTATCTATATCCCGCTATTTACGTTACTAGAACCCTACTATCAATGGGTTGGTTTCAGCTGGTCAATCGACAATGGTTGGCACCTGGCCCTGGCAGTTCTCGCCTATGACTTCTGCTACTACTGGAAGCACCGTATTTGCCATGAAGTAAATATCTTTTGGGCAGAGCACTTAGTGCATCACCAGAGTGAGGATTTCAATCTGAGTACAGCTTTGCGCCAGTCTTCCGGGGGGTTACAACTGGACTGGATATTTTATCTACCGCTGCTGCTAATTGGTTTACCAGCAGAGATTGTTATTGTTGCCGGAGCCATAGATCTTATTTACCAATTTTGGGCACACACACAAAAGATACCCAAAATACGCTGGTTGGAATGGTTTGTAGTTACTCCCTCTAACCACCGGGTACACCACGCCCAGAACCCCATCTATGTAGATAAAAATTACGGGGGGATATTAATTGTTTGGGACCGTTTATTTGGCACATATCAGCCAGAGATTGAGGGTGAACCCTGTTTATATGGCGTGCGCAAGCCACTGAATACCTTTGATCCTGTCGCAGCCAATTTACAGCACCTGAAACGAATGGCTGTCGATGCCTGGTACACAAAAAGCTGGTGGGAAAAGCTCACTTTGTGGTTTCGCCCAACCGGATACAGGCCTGCAGATGTTGAAAAATCCATGCCTGTGGCTTCCACTAACCTCGCAAACTTTCAGCGTTTTAACCCAGACATCAGCCTTGGTGCACGTAACTACGCTTTCGCGCAACACCTCTGCTACACCGCAGCAACCTTATCACTCCTATGGTTCAGTGCCGCCTTAAGCTTTTGGCAATTAATGGGCGCAGTAATAGCACTGATTATTTGCCTTTCCATTAACGGAAGAATACTGGATGGTCATCCTAACTCCAGACACCTCGAGCTAACAAGGCTCGCGGCACTGATCGGCGCTATCCCTCTACTAAGCAATACGTTTGTACCATTCTTTGCGTCCTACCTATTTACTAGCACGTTGGTATGGTGGTGGTTGGCAATCCGGCGCAAAGAGGATAGAGTCACTTTCGTTAGCGATTAG
- a CDS encoding S8 family peptidase, giving the protein MKSSLKSLLQKTTLASALSLLCTTPFAAHAAEADNTLVTDRIIVKYKESAKVGKAATMADETVEKASRRAGHKMRHLRRMATGAQVMRLEGRKNRTEVNAIIDRLKQDPDVEYAEPDLILQAMAEPNDPSYLSQWHYYESTGGLNLPEAWDVTQGDGVVVAVLDTGYLPHADLVDNILPGYDMISDTFVSVDGDERDDDPTDPGDWYEAGTCDETSESDSSWHGTHVAGTIAGVTNNNMGIAGVAYEAKIVPVRVLGRCGGYTSDIADGIIWGAGGSVSGLPTNENPAQVLNLSLGGSGSCATTTQSAIDTARSLGATVVVAAGNSGANASQYTPASCDGVITVAATDRTGGRSYYSNFGSVVDVAAPGGAQSFANDSDGILSTYNNGSTDAGSDSYYYSQGTSMAAPHVAGAAALIYAVDPNVTPDEVESILTSTARSFPSSCNNCGSGIVDAAAAVAMASGDDSDNGGDDDDSGSSTGWTETNLSGSQGNWTDFTIDIEAGTSTLTVEMSGGSGDADLYVRHGNYPTQRRYDCRPYLSGNDETCTISSPDSGTWYISIYGYESYTGVTLEAEVTE; this is encoded by the coding sequence ATGAAATCATCATTGAAAAGTCTTTTACAAAAGACGACTCTGGCGAGTGCGCTTTCGTTACTGTGTACAACACCTTTTGCTGCTCACGCAGCAGAGGCTGATAATACACTGGTGACTGACCGCATCATCGTAAAGTACAAGGAGAGCGCTAAAGTTGGGAAGGCTGCTACCATGGCCGATGAGACGGTCGAGAAAGCTTCTCGCCGCGCCGGCCACAAGATGCGTCACCTTCGCCGTATGGCCACCGGTGCCCAGGTAATGCGCCTGGAAGGCCGTAAAAATAGAACTGAAGTAAACGCAATCATCGACCGCCTTAAACAAGATCCGGATGTGGAATACGCAGAGCCGGACTTGATCCTACAGGCCATGGCCGAACCCAATGACCCGAGCTACCTCAGCCAGTGGCACTACTATGAATCCACCGGTGGTTTGAACTTGCCAGAAGCCTGGGACGTCACCCAAGGCGATGGGGTAGTCGTTGCCGTACTCGATACCGGTTATCTGCCCCACGCCGACCTGGTCGACAATATTCTGCCAGGCTACGACATGATCTCAGACACTTTCGTTTCTGTAGACGGAGATGAGCGGGATGACGATCCCACAGACCCTGGCGATTGGTATGAAGCCGGTACCTGTGACGAAACCTCCGAAAGCGACAGCAGCTGGCACGGGACTCATGTAGCAGGCACTATCGCTGGTGTTACCAATAACAACATGGGTATAGCCGGTGTTGCCTACGAGGCTAAGATCGTACCCGTACGTGTACTCGGACGCTGTGGTGGCTATACCTCAGATATTGCCGACGGCATCATCTGGGGCGCCGGCGGCTCTGTTAGCGGCCTGCCCACCAACGAAAATCCCGCTCAAGTATTGAACCTGAGTCTCGGCGGCAGCGGCAGCTGTGCTACCACAACGCAAAGCGCTATCGATACCGCACGCAGCCTCGGCGCAACTGTTGTTGTGGCCGCTGGTAACAGTGGTGCAAATGCTAGCCAGTACACCCCCGCCAGCTGTGATGGTGTAATTACAGTCGCTGCAACTGACCGCACCGGCGGCCGCTCTTACTACTCCAACTTTGGCAGTGTGGTAGATGTTGCCGCACCGGGTGGCGCACAGAGCTTCGCAAACGATTCCGATGGTATCCTGTCCACCTATAACAACGGCTCCACAGATGCCGGCAGCGATAGCTACTACTACAGCCAGGGCACCAGTATGGCCGCCCCTCACGTGGCTGGTGCTGCTGCGTTGATTTATGCGGTTGACCCCAACGTAACCCCAGATGAAGTTGAGTCGATCCTCACCAGCACTGCTCGCAGCTTCCCATCATCCTGCAACAACTGTGGCTCCGGTATTGTCGACGCTGCAGCTGCTGTAGCCATGGCTAGCGGCGACGATAGTGACAATGGCGGTGATGATGACGACAGCGGCAGTAGCACGGGCTGGACGGAAACCAATCTCTCCGGCAGCCAAGGTAACTGGACTGACTTCACCATCGATATTGAAGCGGGAACTTCCACCCTTACTGTAGAGATGTCCGGCGGCTCCGGCGATGCTGACCTCTACGTACGCCATGGAAACTATCCCACCCAGCGTAGGTATGACTGTCGTCCTTACCTCTCTGGCAACGATGAGACCTGCACCATCAGCAGCCCGGATTCCGGTACTTGGTACATTAGTATCTACGGTTATGAATCCTACACTGGTGTCACTTTAGAAGCAGAAGTTACCGAGTAA
- a CDS encoding rhomboid family intramembrane serine protease, producing MRQDLKWVGAIFLVLAAIEVINILSGRSLNYFGIVPRSINHLPHIFSAPLLHGSSWHFFSNIFTLCIFSFLVLQYGIKTYLKVTLFIVITTGLAVWLFGGRGSNHLGASSVIYGYFGFLLLAGFISRKFSRLLISIGVAVLYGGLIFGVLPRGGFISWESHLFGFIFGLLAAKLWAKTPSYNRASS from the coding sequence ATGCGACAAGATCTGAAGTGGGTCGGTGCTATTTTTTTAGTGCTTGCTGCAATTGAGGTTATCAACATTCTGAGCGGCCGATCGCTTAATTACTTTGGGATTGTTCCCCGCTCAATTAATCACCTCCCTCATATCTTTTCTGCACCATTACTGCATGGAAGTAGCTGGCACTTCTTCTCGAACATATTCACTCTCTGCATCTTCAGTTTCTTAGTACTGCAATACGGGATCAAAACATACCTGAAAGTTACCCTGTTTATTGTGATCACCACCGGGCTTGCCGTTTGGCTTTTTGGTGGCAGGGGTAGTAATCACTTAGGGGCTAGCTCAGTAATCTACGGCTACTTTGGCTTTTTGCTTCTTGCGGGATTTATCAGCAGGAAATTTAGCCGTTTATTAATATCTATTGGGGTAGCCGTTCTTTATGGAGGGCTTATTTTCGGTGTCTTGCCACGGGGTGGTTTTATCTCCTGGGAGTCTCATCTATTTGGATTTATCTTCGGATTGCTAGCTGCAAAATTGTGGGCCAAAACCCCCAGCTATAATAGGGCCAGCTCCTAA
- a CDS encoding YicC/YloC family endoribonuclease, giving the protein MASQREQNKVRSMTAFGRAEANYASGTAIWELRSVNHRYLEPHFRLPEAARPLETQLRDTLRKTLSRGKIELTLSLKANSAENTGLEINQPLAQALIQAARQVADGEDVQPLNPLQILQWPGVIREPEADTDQQSATIVEAFREALGQLRANREREGAELAKFIEARLIGIEAQVANVRELLPQILEAQREKLRSRLEELQVELDKDRLEQEIVLLAQKADVDEELDRLSAHTSETRRVLAGGGSIGRRLDFLMQEFNREANTLSSKSVVTDTTQAAVELKVLIEQMREQVQNIE; this is encoded by the coding sequence ATGGCCAGTCAACGGGAACAGAACAAAGTGCGCAGCATGACAGCCTTTGGACGCGCCGAGGCCAATTACGCAAGCGGCACCGCTATCTGGGAGTTGCGCTCGGTCAACCATCGCTACCTGGAGCCACACTTCCGTTTGCCCGAAGCCGCTCGTCCTCTGGAAACACAGCTGCGCGATACTCTGCGTAAAACACTATCCCGAGGCAAAATTGAACTGACCCTGAGCCTAAAGGCTAATAGCGCCGAAAATACAGGTCTGGAAATCAACCAACCCCTTGCCCAGGCACTGATTCAAGCGGCAAGGCAGGTAGCGGATGGCGAGGATGTTCAGCCGCTAAACCCCTTGCAAATTCTGCAGTGGCCCGGCGTTATCAGAGAGCCAGAGGCGGATACCGATCAGCAATCCGCAACGATAGTAGAAGCTTTTCGCGAGGCACTCGGGCAACTGCGCGCAAACCGCGAGCGCGAAGGCGCTGAGCTGGCCAAATTTATTGAAGCCCGCCTAATCGGGATTGAAGCACAAGTCGCCAATGTTCGAGAGCTGCTTCCCCAAATTCTTGAGGCACAGAGGGAAAAGCTGCGCAGCCGCCTGGAAGAATTGCAAGTGGAGCTTGACAAGGACCGGCTTGAGCAGGAGATCGTCCTGTTGGCCCAGAAAGCAGATGTCGATGAAGAGCTCGACCGCCTCAGTGCGCACACCTCCGAAACACGCCGGGTTTTAGCCGGCGGTGGTTCAATTGGCCGGCGGCTGGATTTCCTGATGCAAGAATTTAACCGCGAAGCCAACACCCTCTCCTCAAAATCTGTGGTCACTGACACAACCCAAGCTGCGGTAGAGCTCAAGGTGCTGATCGAACAGATGCGCGAGCAAGTACAAAATATCGAGTAA
- the rph gene encoding ribonuclease PH — protein MQRPSGRAPAQLRPVKITRNYTRHAEGSVLVEFGDTKVLCNASLSSEVPRFLRGQGSGWITAEYGMLPRSTGSRMPREAAKGKQSGRTVEIQRLIGRSLRAAVDLEKLGENQITVDCDVIQADGGTRTAAITGACVALVDALRHMQREKIIAEDPLKNMVAAVSVGIYQGEPLLDLDYPEDSSADTDMNLVMAADGGMIEVQGTAEGEPFTEKQFAQMLGLGKAGIDELIALQKLALDE, from the coding sequence ATGCAGCGTCCCAGTGGCCGCGCCCCAGCGCAATTGCGCCCGGTAAAAATTACCCGCAACTATACCCGTCATGCGGAGGGATCTGTGTTGGTGGAGTTTGGTGATACCAAGGTTTTGTGTAATGCCTCTCTATCCAGTGAAGTCCCAAGGTTTTTGCGCGGCCAGGGTAGCGGTTGGATTACTGCAGAGTACGGCATGTTGCCACGCTCCACAGGTTCGCGCATGCCCAGAGAGGCGGCTAAGGGCAAGCAGAGCGGGCGTACTGTGGAAATTCAGCGTTTGATTGGTCGCTCATTGCGGGCGGCAGTAGATCTGGAGAAGCTGGGTGAGAACCAGATCACCGTAGACTGTGATGTTATCCAGGCTGATGGTGGAACCCGAACTGCAGCAATTACTGGTGCTTGTGTGGCACTGGTTGATGCGCTCCGTCATATGCAGCGAGAGAAGATTATTGCCGAGGATCCACTTAAGAACATGGTTGCAGCTGTGTCGGTGGGTATTTATCAGGGAGAGCCCCTATTGGATCTGGACTATCCGGAAGATAGTTCAGCGGATACAGATATGAATTTGGTCATGGCTGCTGACGGCGGCATGATCGAGGTTCAGGGCACGGCCGAGGGCGAGCCGTTTACCGAGAAACAGTTTGCTCAGATGTTGGGACTGGGCAAGGCGGGTATCGATGAGTTGATCGCACTACAGAAGCTGGCTTTGGACGAATAA
- a CDS encoding exodeoxyribonuclease III, producing MRIVSLSVDGVHQAAQRGLYDWLAEQDADIICLQDLRSLEPELDHPIFHPDGYYSYFFDSGTPHENGVAIYTRSQPKAIIFGMGFANGEDMYGRYLQADFERLSIGSLLAPVASDESSLDKKVQFFEDMQAHLLKISRKRRDFIFCGNWGMAHRRADVQNWQDHQDSPGFMRHEQRWLDQLFNDVGYVDAFRRVVKDTDEFSWWPSGTVGEGDGWRTDMQIVSHGLKNRIEYGAINKNVKFSSHLPVIMDYEIET from the coding sequence ATGCGAATAGTGAGCTTGTCGGTAGACGGCGTTCATCAGGCCGCACAACGCGGTCTCTACGATTGGTTGGCAGAGCAGGACGCAGACATCATCTGCCTTCAGGACCTGCGCTCTCTCGAGCCCGAACTGGACCATCCAATATTTCATCCCGACGGTTATTACAGTTATTTCTTCGACTCGGGAACTCCCCACGAGAACGGTGTGGCGATCTACACCCGCAGTCAACCCAAGGCCATAATATTTGGTATGGGTTTTGCGAATGGTGAAGATATGTACGGCCGCTATTTACAAGCGGACTTTGAGCGCCTGAGTATTGGCTCCCTACTTGCGCCAGTAGCTTCCGATGAGTCATCGTTAGATAAAAAAGTTCAGTTTTTTGAAGATATGCAGGCGCACCTGCTAAAAATCAGCCGCAAACGCCGCGACTTTATCTTCTGTGGTAACTGGGGCATGGCTCACCGTCGTGCCGACGTGCAAAACTGGCAGGATCATCAAGACTCCCCCGGTTTTATGCGTCACGAGCAACGCTGGCTTGACCAACTTTTCAACGATGTTGGTTATGTCGATGCTTTTCGGCGTGTGGTAAAAGACACCGATGAATTTAGCTGGTGGCCCAGCGGCACTGTCGGAGAAGGGGACGGGTGGCGTACCGATATGCAGATTGTTTCACATGGCCTGAAAAATCGTATCGAGTACGGTGCCATCAATAAAAATGTGAAGTTCTCCAGCCATTTGCCGGTGATTATGGACTACGAAATCGAAACCTGA
- the pyrE gene encoding orotate phosphoribosyltransferase yields the protein MQQYQRDFIQLALDHQVLCFGDFKLKSGRQSPYFFNAGRFHTGAALAALGQAYAEAIIASGVEFDVIFGPAYKGIPLGAVTAVALAQKGIDKPFCYNRKEAKDHGEGGTLVGAPLNGKVLIIDDVITAGTAVREVMQIIESHGAEAAGVVIGLNRQEKASEDCEFSAIQQVERQYNIPVVGIVQLDDVISFLEQESKDSDTLQKIVDYRQRYGVAGQ from the coding sequence ATGCAGCAATATCAGCGCGATTTTATCCAACTTGCCCTGGATCATCAGGTCCTGTGTTTTGGCGACTTCAAATTGAAGTCGGGCCGTCAAAGTCCGTATTTTTTCAATGCCGGTCGCTTTCATACCGGTGCTGCACTGGCAGCGCTGGGACAAGCTTATGCCGAGGCGATTATCGCTTCGGGAGTGGAGTTCGATGTCATTTTTGGACCGGCCTACAAAGGTATACCGCTGGGTGCGGTGACTGCTGTGGCTCTGGCCCAAAAAGGGATCGATAAGCCTTTCTGTTACAACCGGAAAGAAGCCAAGGATCACGGTGAAGGCGGAACCTTAGTAGGTGCGCCGCTTAATGGCAAGGTTTTGATTATCGATGATGTCATTACTGCAGGCACAGCAGTGCGTGAAGTGATGCAAATTATCGAATCTCACGGTGCAGAAGCAGCGGGTGTTGTGATCGGCCTCAACCGCCAGGAAAAGGCCAGTGAAGATTGTGAATTCTCCGCTATCCAGCAAGTTGAGAGACAGTACAATATCCCAGTGGTCGGCATCGTACAGCTAGACGATGTGATCAGCTTTCTCGAGCAGGAGTCGAAAGATAGCGATACTCTGCAGAAAATTGTGGACTACCGGCAGCGCTACGGTGTCGCGGGTCAATAG
- the slmA gene encoding nucleoid occlusion factor SlmA, giving the protein MSSEKINRRQQILEALAHMLEVSPGARITTAALAKEVGFSEAALYRHFPSKSKMFEGLIEFIEETIFSRIAMILQEEPSALNRCQKILQLLLAFCERNPGITRLLTGDALTGETERLHGRILQLFDRLETQIRQILREAELREHLRPTLPLGGAANLLLASAEGRIVQYVRSGFKRKPTEYWAEQWPVLTAGFFRETVAAAR; this is encoded by the coding sequence ATGAGCAGCGAAAAAATCAATCGGCGTCAACAAATCCTGGAAGCCCTAGCACATATGCTAGAAGTCAGCCCTGGCGCACGTATTACAACAGCAGCACTGGCCAAGGAAGTCGGTTTCTCTGAAGCCGCGCTATATCGTCACTTCCCCAGTAAATCCAAGATGTTTGAAGGGCTGATCGAATTTATTGAGGAGACAATCTTCAGCCGTATCGCAATGATCCTGCAGGAAGAGCCCTCAGCCCTCAATCGCTGCCAGAAAATTCTGCAGCTCCTGCTGGCCTTCTGTGAGCGCAATCCCGGCATAACTCGCCTGCTTACAGGCGATGCACTTACCGGCGAAACTGAGAGGCTGCACGGGCGCATCCTGCAGCTGTTTGATCGGCTGGAAACCCAGATCAGGCAGATCTTGCGTGAAGCCGAATTGCGTGAGCACCTTCGCCCGACCCTACCTCTCGGTGGTGCTGCCAATCTGCTGCTGGCCAGCGCAGAGGGGCGTATCGTGCAATATGTACGCAGCGGCTTTAAGCGGAAGCCTACAGAGTATTGGGCTGAACAGTGGCCCGTATTAACAGCTGGATTCTTCCGTGAGACGGTAGCTGCAGCCAGATAA